GTCTTTTAAAAACCAATCTTGGCCTTCGGAAGCAGCCCCAAGAAGCGAGGAGGGGAGGGATTCCCAGATGAAGAAATGGCACAAAGGCAAGAGTTAAGCTTCCCTTTCCTCAGAGCCACGGCCCCACTCTGGAACAGTCCTCCTCCCATAACAGGTGacccagagccggattaacaattaggccaagtaggcactggtctatgagcctccacacctttaggggccccgggctggcgtTTCCCCCCTGCTTACAGCCTTCCCAACCTGCATACACAGCCAGCCTCTGAGCTGCTcgttgcctgacttgcctggtgtggttgctgctggcgttgtcaccacgtttgcctctctgcctctcccctgcagcttagtaaaaggagcttttaagaaggtgcctgcaggctgcagcgggggctgtgGGACGGGTGCTCAGaccctgagataatttgcgaggctcccccccccccaagatttcaactgcctaggggcctccacagggtttaatctggcactgaggTGAcccctggatcagaccagtggtccatccattaCAGCAGCTTGCTTCacccactggccaaccagttgccatgACAGGCCAACAAAAACAAGCCATAGGCCAAGGCATTCCCTCGTTGCTGCCTCCTAGCTAGCACTGGTACCCAGAGGtcgactgcttctgaacatggagattcccttcagttaccatagctagtagccatcgGTGGACCCCTCTCTTCCACAAACCTGTCGGATCCCACTTTAAACCAGGCTATgcgctgtggccatcactacgtcCACCACCAGCAAATCCCATTGTTCACTGACTAATTGAGTGAAGAGGTACCTCGCTctttctgtcctgaatctactgcccaccaACTTCATCGGAGGCCCCTTAGTTCTAGAACTCTCACAGCTGttccccacgccccccccccccagctcaaaTGCACACCAGGGGAAATCTGATGATGGATTCTCAGAGTCAGATCTGATTTGGCCCTAAGTCACGACAACGAAGCCCCCCTCAGCTACCGTGCAGCTAACCCGCCTCATCGTACCCTCCGTATCAAATGAGAAATGTGGGAGGAAGCGTCACGACACCTCCCAGGATTGCTGGTGCACCAAGCGAGTTTCGGCAACTGCCCAGGGCAACTCCTGGGCACCTGCAGAAGACGAGGAGAAAGTAATCCTGCCATTCTGTTTGGAAAAGAAGTTCTCCTTTGAAGGGTTTCGTCGATCAAACGGCTGCATAAACATTCAAGTCGGAGGAAGGTTTGCTTGAGAACGCCCCCCCCACCGccaagtataataataataataataataataattttttgccTCTACCAGAAATGTGAACTCTCCCTCGTCCAATTGTTGCAGCTGCAGCATCGGCCCCTCTTCTGCATACCCTGTCAATACCTTGTGCCTGCTTCTGGTACAAATCTGGTCTCGAGCCTACGGTGCAACTTTGGGCCAAACGTTCCCATACCCTGTGCTTTACAACTctgaccccaccccaccccctccactcccccccgccccgtcgTCGTGGAAGTCCTCTTCCACTTCGACTGGTGAACCCAACAACGATGGAGGCGAAGGACAAGCCCACTCCAAAAATGTGCCCCTCCCTCTGCATCGCATCCTACCCGCCggccctcccttccccttccccctcgcAATGTGCTACGTGGATTCCCGAATGCCCTTTGCCCCGTGGCTTCTCTGCTTGCGAACCAAACGGAACCGCTTGTGCTAAGGAAGGCTCGCCTGGCCTGCTGCAGCACGGCGATGTCCGAGGGTGTCGCCATCCTACAGCCGTGTGAAGATCAGAGATGAAAGTTGGCCAGCAGCCTGCATTGTTATCATTACTTTTTGTTCTCTACAGGAAATTGGATGGCTGCACGGTAGTTGCAGGCTCCCCTAaagatggggtgggtgggggggatgaaGCTAAGTATACCTCCCTTAATTGTAagactggagggggtggggtggggaaataaAACCTAGCCCTGTCTCTGCTGCCTATAATTATAATGTGTTAGAACCCCGGCCAGCCAGGCTGCCTAAGGGGATGGGGGACAGGAGGGGGATTAAAACCACATGACACTCAGCAGCCAGAGAGAAGAGGGAGCCAGCTCATTCCCCCCAGCCCAGCCCACCCGCAACCCCCAGCTCCTGGCAAGTCTGGGAGAACGGAGTCCTTGGTGGGCTGGCATCACACCTCGGACCCTGGCACATCGTAGCTCGTGTCAGAGGCTCCGGTAGAAATGTCCCGTCGGTGCCAGCGTCTACCGGTGGGGAGGCTCCTTTTTCTTCTGGTGAGGCAAATGGGCCTGCGGCAAGTGGATGTGTCCAATCAGACTCAAGGGGGAGCCCACAAAGGGCGCCTTGGGGTGCGAGGTGGCCAGGGTGGGCAGGCAGCACTTCTGGGGAGCTGCCGCCACAGGGATGGGGAGCACGGCTTCCGAAGGGATCAAGAAAGCTGGTGCCAAGCGGAGCTGGAAGACCTTGGGGGCTGGCCCGTTCTGCGCTGGCACGGCTTGGGCCACGGTCGGAGGAGCTGGAAGAGCTGGGGAGCTTGCAGGCTGTTGTTCTTCGCAGCTGGGGCTGGGCTGCTCCGGGGTCTTTTCCTTTTCCAGCTTCAAGATCTCCTGCAGTTTCTCCAGCTGGGTGCGACGGAGGTGGGAGAGCATGCGGCTGTGCTGGAATGACTCCACAAAGGTCTCGATGGGAAGGTCCCAGCATAGGAATTGTTCCATCTGCTCCTGTAGGGCACAAGGAAGAAATGTCAAGGCACCATTTGGGACCGCTAATGCGCCCGGCAAGTTTCAGCAATTGCCTCGGTCTGCTCTCAGCCATctgcaagggggaaaaaaccctaacTCCTGCCTCTACTAGACCTCATGACTCACAAGCTAATGTATCAATGCCATTTAAGCTGTTACAGGGAACTCAGTGTGATCAGGTTCCCTACAGCACTCCTTGGGTCAATCAGCTCACAACTCAGACTTCTAGATCTATATGAAAGTTGCTAGAGATCAGGTAAGCCTCCATGCCGGTAGAGGTGGGCTTGGCCTGTCTGCTGTGACTGCACAGTGCCATGCATGTATGTGGCCTGTAGGTCTGTATGCAAGGGGCTGCGGCCTGGGGTGGAAGCCTCAACCTAAGATGGAATCAGAATTGGGACCAGAATGCAGAATCTCAGGGCTTATTACTTCTTTATTTAAATAACATTTTTCTTTTGGAAAAGTAGCCTCAGGGATTACTTTATTCAAGAAGagaacatttggggggggggggtggagactgagagccagtttggtatagtggttaagtgcgcagactctcatctgtgagaatcattccccactcctccacttgcaactgctggaacgaccttgggtcagccatagctctcgcagaactgtccttgaaagggcagtttctgggagtgttctctcagccccactcacctcacagggtgtgggggaagaaggtaaaggagtttgtaagccactctgggactcagattcagagtgaagggtggggtataaatccaatatcatcttcttctttaaccCTTTCCTCACTCTTGTGATCTCTCCTTGAGGGGGGGAGCTGCTCCACAGTTAGCTTGAACAACAATTAAAGACagtgaaaaataataataattgccaaGTGCCCATCGAAAACAAACAATGAATGTAGCTGAGAGAATAACACAGCCCACAGGAGCAAAACTACTCCTCTGATAGACAAGGGAGAAGAATATAGaaaccctgcccccttctccttcATTGGCCAGTGCAGTACGCTGCAGGGAAAGGAAGCAGGTTCCCACTGCTTCTATTACATGCagttcatgagagggagggcaggaagggtggcatcagtgcttagttctcctggccctttcttacacaccgaggaaaatgctgtttgccactttggggtcaggcaacaatttgtatccaggccagttttgccagggatcctggaggggttttttttgtggccatcttctggggttgaagcaggtgtcactgattgtgtgtgtgtgtggggggaggtatttgtgaatttcctgcattgtgcagggggttggattagattacCCTGgtggcccctttcaactctatgattctatgtcagttATACTGCTGGCTTTATATCCATTGTCTGGAACATAGGAAGGCAAGAGCAGTTTTACTACTCACTGTGGTACTGGATAAAATACAGCCTGCATCCACCAATGCTTATATTTCTATGAGCCTATGGGCTGGAAACTTACTGTGAAAAACTGAAAAGCGAAAATTCAAGGAAGGGGCCCGGGATATCCCTGAGAGAGCCAGGTCCCATGTTTAGGGCCCTGACTCACCTCAACTTTGGCCTCCACTCCATCCAGCTCAGACTGCAGCCTGCTTACAGCATTCTGTGGGGTCCACTTTTCCATACAGGCCCCTGCAAGGGAAAGAAGAACCTTAGCCTTTGCACAGTAGCTTCACACAAACACCCTTCCTCACAGGCAAGCGTGGTCTAGGGTGGGCATAGGTTAGGTTTTTCTGAACCAGCCACCCCCAATGCAGGCCAAACCTTTTGTtacttttgaattttaaaagcatctcaaGTGCCGTTTTTGGTGGTTTTCAGTTAAAGAGTGACCCTAACCCtcccctcaggttcctgggctgagcaaatagccaaTATATATTACTAACTCGGTGGGATAGCCAAAGTTTCTTCAGGGCAGAAGAAAACGTATCACCAGGActgctcagtcagtaaagggacaGAAAAC
The Heteronotia binoei isolate CCM8104 ecotype False Entrance Well chromosome 18, APGP_CSIRO_Hbin_v1, whole genome shotgun sequence genome window above contains:
- the VPS37D gene encoding vacuolar protein sorting-associated protein 37D, with product MDRDRGPRSSAVDLGFGALSTAQLRALMRDETWLERIVKLSRKFQNLQLEREMRLASNYALAKQNLALQPRLENGKASLAIKYQELRELRETCREKQQRLGACMEKWTPQNAVSRLQSELDGVEAKVEEQMEQFLCWDLPIETFVESFQHSRMLSHLRRTQLEKLQEILKLEKEKTPEQPSPSCEEQQPASSPALPAPPTVAQAVPAQNGPAPKVFQLRLAPAFLIPSEAVLPIPVAAAPQKCCLPTLATSHPKAPFVGSPLSLIGHIHLPQAHLPHQKKKEPPHR